A portion of the Planctomicrobium piriforme genome contains these proteins:
- a CDS encoding PDZ domain-containing protein — translation MFTIRKTFSTALTLGAITCLPASYAFAQTEAQAENVLRGLSAEENIVDGRIVSVQEHRLNIIAGDNSRTLMLSPQTVYEIDGKPATLADLPPNARIRVVLDRSQPTAVGRVILLRNDPVSPLAPSLTRPLSANPSLPNAVQTPVERAADETQANMNASPVVVTEMVAEVPLGAQIANTADGIRIQSVASDSLAARAGLLPGDIIQTVGPTNVKTAQGFYRVIHQYQAGDAVPIVILRDGVAQNARFTLPSDFVPQRITRTSTRATAAPGTVAPPVPQLQTPVVNEVSSLQLGWVLGQRGEVVKIISIDPQSSADRSGLKVGDELVRVEGQYVHTPEEVLAFLQQHSQAGSVALTIRRGAEQLTRGLMFPMATTTVAANKLPMDDATTSSVLQTQSEHARLIQELQQQIQQLRLEVDQLKQAR, via the coding sequence TTCACAATTCGAAAAACGTTTTCCACCGCTCTCACTCTGGGCGCAATCACCTGTCTGCCTGCAAGTTACGCATTCGCTCAGACTGAAGCCCAAGCCGAAAATGTTCTCCGCGGACTGTCTGCGGAAGAGAATATTGTCGATGGCCGTATCGTCAGCGTGCAGGAACATCGCCTGAATATCATTGCCGGAGACAACTCGCGGACCTTGATGCTCTCGCCCCAAACCGTGTACGAAATTGATGGCAAACCTGCCACGCTGGCGGATCTGCCGCCGAATGCCCGTATTCGCGTCGTGCTCGATCGAAGCCAACCGACCGCTGTAGGTCGAGTCATTTTGTTGAGAAACGATCCGGTTTCTCCCCTGGCGCCGAGCCTTACTCGTCCCCTCTCGGCAAACCCTTCGCTTCCCAACGCCGTCCAGACGCCGGTCGAACGGGCTGCGGACGAAACTCAGGCGAACATGAATGCGTCGCCTGTCGTCGTGACCGAAATGGTCGCTGAAGTTCCCCTCGGAGCACAGATTGCGAACACCGCCGACGGCATTCGCATTCAGTCTGTGGCTTCTGATTCCTTGGCCGCCCGAGCAGGCCTGCTGCCTGGTGACATCATCCAGACGGTCGGTCCCACCAATGTGAAGACCGCTCAGGGCTTCTACCGGGTCATCCATCAATATCAGGCGGGCGACGCTGTCCCGATTGTGATTCTGCGAGACGGCGTGGCTCAGAACGCCCGGTTCACGCTCCCCTCGGACTTTGTCCCACAGCGCATCACTCGGACATCGACCCGCGCGACAGCCGCCCCCGGCACTGTCGCACCTCCCGTTCCGCAGTTGCAGACCCCGGTTGTCAATGAAGTCTCCTCGTTACAGTTGGGCTGGGTTCTCGGTCAACGGGGTGAGGTGGTCAAAATCATCAGCATCGACCCACAAAGCTCTGCCGATCGTAGCGGCCTCAAAGTCGGCGACGAACTGGTACGAGTCGAAGGCCAGTATGTTCATACTCCGGAGGAAGTCCTTGCCTTCCTGCAGCAACACTCTCAGGCTGGCTCTGTTGCCCTCACCATTCGACGTGGAGCAGAACAGCTCACACGAGGATTAATGTTCCCCATGGCAACGACCACCGTGGCCGCAAACAAGCTGCCGATGGATGATGCAACAACGTCATCGGTTTTGCAGACACAATCGGAACACGCCCGTCTGATCCAGGAACTGCAGCAGCAGATTCAGCAGTTGCGTCTGGAAGTTGACCAGTTGAAGCAGGCCCGATAG